In Massilia forsythiae, one DNA window encodes the following:
- a CDS encoding L-serine ammonia-lyase — translation MDMSVFDLFKIGIGPSSSHTVGPMVAARRFLLDYVGEFGNLDEAAGVEAHLYGSLALTGVGHATDKAVILGLMGETPQDIDPDTVEDKLAEAELDGELSLLGQKTVPFGARTGLVWHKQSTLPGHPNGMRFVLKLVDGSVIERIYYSVGGGFIVAAGDTPQAAAEAAPPAVPFPFDTMAGLLAQGRAHGLGIPAMLRANELVRMTEAELDAGLDRIWHVMRDCIAHGLVTEGQLPGGLNVKRRAAKLWRQEQDAKGVANHLPHDAVNQVSLYAMAVNEENAAGGRVVTAPTNGAAGIIPAVLRYYAEDCRPSDPQRGVRDFLLTSAAIGMLCKKNASISGAEVGCQGEVGVACAMAAAGLVAGLKGTNEQIENAAEIGIEHHLGMTCDPIGGLVQIPCIERNGMGAIKAITAASLALKGDGTHMVSLDDVIETMRQTGADMQAKYKETSLGGLAIHVVTVNHAAC, via the coding sequence ATGGACATGAGCGTATTCGACCTCTTCAAGATCGGCATCGGCCCCTCCAGTTCCCACACGGTCGGCCCGATGGTGGCGGCGCGCCGCTTCCTGCTCGATTACGTGGGCGAGTTCGGCAACCTCGACGAGGCCGCCGGGGTCGAGGCGCACCTGTACGGCTCGCTGGCGCTGACCGGCGTCGGCCACGCCACCGACAAGGCGGTGATCCTGGGGCTGATGGGCGAGACGCCGCAGGACATCGACCCGGACACGGTCGAGGACAAGCTGGCCGAGGCCGAGCTGGACGGCGAATTGTCGCTGCTGGGGCAAAAGACGGTGCCGTTCGGCGCGCGCACCGGCCTGGTCTGGCACAAGCAGTCGACGCTGCCCGGCCACCCGAACGGCATGCGTTTCGTGCTCAAGCTGGTCGACGGCAGCGTCATCGAGCGCATCTATTACTCGGTCGGCGGCGGCTTCATCGTGGCGGCCGGCGATACGCCGCAAGCCGCGGCGGAGGCGGCGCCGCCCGCGGTCCCGTTCCCGTTCGACACCATGGCCGGGCTGCTGGCGCAGGGCCGCGCGCATGGCCTGGGCATTCCCGCCATGCTGCGCGCCAATGAGCTGGTGCGCATGACCGAGGCCGAGCTGGACGCCGGCCTGGACCGCATCTGGCACGTGATGCGCGACTGCATCGCGCACGGCCTCGTTACCGAGGGCCAGTTGCCGGGCGGGCTGAACGTGAAGCGCCGCGCCGCCAAGCTGTGGCGCCAGGAGCAGGACGCCAAAGGGGTGGCGAATCACCTGCCGCACGACGCCGTCAACCAGGTCAGCCTGTACGCGATGGCGGTGAACGAGGAAAACGCTGCCGGCGGGCGCGTGGTGACGGCGCCGACCAACGGCGCGGCCGGCATCATCCCGGCGGTGCTGCGCTACTACGCCGAGGATTGCCGTCCGAGCGACCCCCAGCGCGGCGTGCGCGATTTCCTGCTGACCTCGGCGGCGATCGGCATGCTGTGCAAGAAGAATGCCTCGATTTCCGGCGCCGAGGTCGGCTGCCAGGGCGAGGTCGGCGTGGCCTGCGCGATGGCGGCGGCCGGCCTGGTGGCGGGCTTGAAAGGCACCAACGAGCAGATCGAGAACGCCGCCGAGATCGGCATCGAGCACCACCTGGGCATGACCTGCGACCCGATCGGCGGCCTGGTGCAGATCCCGTGCATCGAGCGCAACGGCATGGGGGCGATCAAGGCGATCACCGCGGCCTCGCTGGCGCTCAAGGGCGACGGCACCCACATGGTCAGCCTGGACGACGTGATCGAGACCATGCGCCAGACCGGGGCCGACATGCAGGCCAAGTACAAGGAAACCTCGCTGGGCGGACTGGCGATCCACGTGGTGACGGTCAACCACGCCGCCTGCTGA
- a CDS encoding helix-turn-helix transcriptional regulator, with translation MKNLMRDLRAEHGWSQAHLAELLAVSRQTVIAIENGKYDPSLPLAFAIARLFTQPIEAIFFPDQESA, from the coding sequence ATGAAGAACCTGATGCGCGACCTGCGCGCCGAACACGGATGGAGCCAGGCCCACCTGGCCGAGCTGCTGGCGGTGTCGCGCCAGACCGTGATCGCCATCGAGAACGGCAAGTACGACCCGAGCCTGCCGCTGGCGTTCGCGATCGCCAGGCTGTTCACCCAACCGATCGAAGCGATTTTCTTTCCCGACCAGGAGTCCGCATGA
- a CDS encoding helix-turn-helix domain-containing protein gives MNKTITHSAPPEVGASLQRLRLARGLTLEDLSRIAGVSKSMLSQIEREKANPTIAITWRLANALGVEIGDLLSSEVRSVDLIRVVDAHETPTLPGAHAGYALRILGPMDLAGKYEWYELTLAPGGELASQPHDPGTSEHLTVLTGAVELEVGPEKRRIKHGGTARYPADQAHVIRNAGKTEARALLVVVQR, from the coding sequence ATGAACAAAACGATCACCCACAGCGCCCCGCCGGAAGTCGGCGCCTCACTGCAGCGCCTGCGCCTGGCGCGCGGCCTGACGCTGGAAGACCTGTCGCGCATCGCCGGCGTCTCGAAATCGATGCTGTCGCAGATCGAGCGCGAAAAGGCCAATCCGACCATCGCCATCACCTGGCGCCTGGCCAACGCGCTGGGCGTGGAGATCGGCGACCTGCTGTCGTCCGAGGTGCGCAGCGTCGACCTGATCCGCGTGGTCGACGCCCACGAGACCCCCACCCTGCCCGGCGCCCACGCCGGCTACGCGCTGCGCATCCTGGGACCGATGGACCTGGCCGGCAAGTACGAGTGGTACGAACTGACGCTGGCGCCGGGCGGCGAACTGGCCTCGCAGCCGCACGACCCGGGCACCAGCGAACACCTGACCGTCCTCACCGGCGCGGTCGAACTGGAGGTGGGTCCGGAAAAGCGCAGGATCAAGCACGGCGGCACCGCGCGCTACCCGGCCGACCAGGCCCACGTGATCCGCAATGCAGGCAAGACCGAGGCGCGCGCGCTGCTGGTGGTGGTGCAGCGCTGA
- a CDS encoding alpha/beta fold hydrolase: MNIKPLSALLCTAVLALSTCATAPAMAQSAARSAAVPANRFAAAIVPAERFEIGGVLVERHAGKGRPLILIPGLGSGSWAWQDTIRAFAGDYPVYVLTLPGFDGRPAGKDGLAGARTAVARLIAERRLAKPVIVGHSLGATLGLAVAEDLPDAVGGVVAIDGLPVFPGTEDLAPAQRAAYAQAMRARMAAQPPAQFAAGQRSYMRTVGVLDMDKADALAELSARSDPAAIGQYAADALDLDLRPGLTSITAPVLAIVPWFDLDATQQGLGEQEKADYYRALLAGTPRLQVVTVAPARHFAMIDEPARVEEAIRAYLKTL; this comes from the coding sequence ATGAACATCAAACCGTTGTCCGCCCTGCTTTGCACTGCCGTCCTGGCCTTGTCGACATGCGCAACAGCGCCCGCCATGGCGCAATCCGCTGCCCGGTCCGCAGCCGTCCCCGCCAACCGCTTCGCCGCCGCCATCGTCCCGGCCGAGCGCTTCGAGATCGGCGGCGTGCTGGTCGAACGGCACGCCGGCAAGGGCCGTCCGCTGATCCTGATCCCCGGCCTGGGCAGCGGCAGCTGGGCGTGGCAGGACACGATCCGCGCCTTTGCCGGCGACTACCCGGTGTACGTGCTGACCCTGCCCGGCTTCGACGGGCGCCCGGCCGGCAAGGATGGCCTGGCCGGGGCGCGCACCGCCGTGGCCCGGCTGATCGCCGAGCGCCGCCTGGCCAAGCCGGTGATCGTCGGCCACAGCCTGGGCGCCACGCTGGGACTGGCCGTGGCCGAGGACCTCCCGGATGCGGTCGGCGGCGTGGTCGCCATCGACGGCTTGCCGGTGTTCCCGGGCACCGAAGACTTGGCGCCGGCGCAGCGCGCCGCGTATGCCCAGGCCATGCGCGCACGCATGGCGGCGCAGCCGCCGGCCCAGTTCGCAGCAGGGCAGCGCAGCTACATGCGCACCGTCGGCGTGCTCGACATGGACAAGGCCGACGCGCTGGCCGAACTGTCGGCGCGCAGCGATCCGGCTGCGATCGGACAGTACGCGGCCGATGCGCTCGACCTGGACCTGCGCCCGGGACTGACGTCGATCACCGCGCCGGTGCTGGCGATCGTGCCGTGGTTCGACCTCGACGCCACCCAGCAGGGCCTGGGCGAGCAGGAAAAGGCGGACTATTACCGCGCGCTGCTGGCGGGAACGCCGCGGCTGCAGGTGGTGACGGTGGCGCCGGCGCGCCATTTCGCCATGATCGACGAGCCGGCCAGGGTCGAGGAAGCGATCCGCGCCTACCTCAAGACGCTTTGA
- a CDS encoding Lrp/AsnC family transcriptional regulator, protein MTPKLDRVDLRIVEELQGNARLSSTELAERVSLSTSPCWRRVKRLEEEGVIRAYQARIDPSKLGYQVTAFVHISLDKKDTRNLQEFERAIQAIPQVLSCHRISGRYDYQLMALAEDLHAYGAFAETFINALPCVKEVYTSFVMREVKAPGSVPLPG, encoded by the coding sequence ATGACACCAAAACTGGACCGGGTCGATCTGCGGATCGTGGAAGAGCTGCAGGGCAATGCCCGGCTGTCGAGTACCGAACTGGCCGAGCGCGTCTCGCTCTCGACCTCGCCATGCTGGCGCCGCGTCAAGCGGCTCGAGGAAGAAGGCGTGATCCGCGCCTACCAGGCGCGCATCGACCCGAGCAAGCTGGGCTACCAGGTGACCGCCTTCGTGCACATTTCGCTCGACAAGAAGGACACCCGCAACCTGCAGGAATTCGAGCGCGCCATCCAGGCCATTCCGCAGGTGCTGTCCTGCCACCGCATCTCCGGCCGCTACGACTACCAGCTGATGGCCCTGGCCGAGGACTTGCACGCCTACGGCGCGTTCGCCGAGACCTTCATCAACGCGCTGCCGTGCGTGAAGGAGGTCTATACCTCGTTCGTGATGCGCGAGGTCAAGGCGCCCGGCAGCGTGCCCCTGCCGGGCTGA
- a CDS encoding molybdopterin molybdotransferase MoeA, giving the protein MLTVRAALDVLLSAARPVDGIEEVDTLAAAGRVLARDQVALLDVPAADNTQMDGYAVRAADCASGSATLPVSQRIPAGTVGQPLAPGSAARIFTGALIPAGADAVVMQEQCEADGGRVVVKHAPRAGEWIRRAGEDVRSGAVILAAGTRLRGQETGLAASVGLATLPVRRRLRVAVFFTGDELAMPGEALAPGAIYNSNRFTLRGLLQDLGCEISDYGIVPDSLPATRDTLRRAARGHDLIITSGGVSVGEEDHIKPAVEAEGRLDMWQIAVKPGKPLAFGEVRRASSGSAAAGAPDSAAQQAGTAFFIGLPGNPVSSFITFLLFVRPFVLRLQGVSGAVEPRSLPLRADFDWVKPDRRNEFLRVRMNAEGGLDLFPNQGSGVLTSTVWADGLVDNPPGQAIARGDTVRFIPFAFLQH; this is encoded by the coding sequence ATGCTGACGGTGCGCGCCGCGCTCGACGTCCTGTTGTCCGCGGCGCGTCCGGTGGACGGCATCGAGGAGGTCGACACGCTGGCCGCCGCCGGCCGCGTGCTGGCGCGCGACCAGGTGGCGCTGCTGGACGTGCCGGCCGCCGACAACACGCAGATGGATGGCTACGCGGTGCGCGCCGCCGATTGCGCGAGCGGGTCGGCGACGCTGCCGGTGAGCCAGCGCATCCCGGCCGGCACCGTCGGCCAGCCGCTGGCGCCGGGCAGCGCCGCGCGCATCTTCACCGGCGCCCTGATTCCCGCGGGCGCGGACGCGGTGGTGATGCAGGAACAGTGCGAGGCCGATGGCGGCCGCGTGGTCGTCAAGCATGCGCCGCGCGCCGGCGAATGGATCCGCCGCGCCGGCGAGGACGTGCGCAGCGGCGCCGTGATCCTGGCGGCGGGCACGCGCCTGCGCGGCCAGGAAACCGGGCTGGCGGCGTCCGTCGGCCTGGCCACGCTGCCGGTGCGGCGCCGCCTGCGGGTGGCGGTGTTCTTCACCGGCGACGAGCTGGCGATGCCGGGTGAAGCGCTGGCCCCGGGCGCCATCTACAACTCGAACCGGTTCACCCTGCGCGGCCTGCTGCAGGACCTCGGCTGCGAGATCAGCGACTACGGCATCGTGCCGGATTCGCTGCCGGCCACGCGCGACACGCTGCGCCGCGCAGCGCGCGGGCACGACCTGATCATCACCTCGGGCGGCGTCTCGGTCGGCGAGGAAGACCACATCAAGCCGGCGGTGGAGGCGGAAGGGCGCCTGGACATGTGGCAGATCGCGGTCAAGCCGGGCAAGCCGCTGGCGTTCGGCGAAGTGCGTCGCGCATCGTCCGGCAGCGCTGCCGCTGGTGCTCCCGACAGCGCCGCGCAGCAGGCCGGCACCGCCTTCTTCATCGGCCTGCCGGGCAACCCGGTGTCCAGCTTCATCACCTTCCTGCTGTTCGTGCGGCCGTTCGTGCTGCGCTTGCAGGGCGTGAGCGGCGCGGTAGAGCCGCGTTCGCTGCCGCTGCGCGCCGACTTCGACTGGGTGAAACCCGACCGCCGCAACGAATTCCTGCGCGTGCGCATGAACGCCGAGGGCGGCCTCGATTTGTTCCCGAACCAGGGCTCGGGCGTGCTGACCTCGACCGTCTGGGCCGACGGCCTGGTCGACAATCCGCCGGGCCAGGCGATCGCGCGCGGCGACACGGTACGCTTCATCCCGTTCGCCTTCCTGCAACATTGA
- the kbl gene encoding glycine C-acetyltransferase → MSDQAFYSSLQQKLDTLKGEGLFKPERVIASRQGSEVVAQDGRTLINMCANNYLGLSGDEETVQAAAAALETYGYGLSSVRFICGTQTVHKELEGALSRFLGLEDTILYAAAFDANGGVFEPLFDENDAIISDALNHASLIDGIRLCKAARYRYANNDMADLEKQLQAATDAGKRHKVIVTDGVFSMDGTIAQLDKIVALAERYGALTLVDESHASGFMGKTGRGTHEHCGVLGKIDIITGTLGKALGGAMGGFTAGRKEVIETLRQKSRPYLFSNTLAPMIAGASLAVLERISKSTELRDRLHENTAYFRREIERIGFTIKPGTHPVVPVMLFDAPVAQKFAARMFELGVLLSGFFYPVVPMGQARVRVQLSAAHTREQLDTVLKAFEQAGRELGILEA, encoded by the coding sequence ATGAGCGACCAGGCATTCTATAGTTCCCTCCAGCAGAAACTCGACACGCTCAAGGGCGAGGGATTGTTCAAGCCCGAGCGCGTGATCGCCTCGCGCCAGGGTTCGGAAGTGGTGGCCCAGGACGGCCGCACCCTGATCAACATGTGCGCCAACAACTACCTCGGCCTGTCCGGCGACGAAGAGACCGTGCAGGCCGCGGCCGCCGCGCTGGAAACCTACGGCTACGGCCTGTCGTCGGTGCGCTTCATCTGCGGCACCCAGACCGTGCACAAGGAACTGGAAGGGGCGCTGTCGCGCTTCCTCGGTCTTGAAGACACGATCCTGTACGCGGCCGCCTTCGACGCCAACGGCGGTGTGTTCGAGCCGCTGTTCGACGAGAACGACGCCATCATCTCGGACGCCCTGAACCACGCCTCGCTGATCGACGGCATCCGCCTGTGCAAGGCGGCGCGCTACCGCTACGCCAACAACGACATGGCCGACCTGGAAAAGCAGCTGCAGGCGGCCACCGATGCCGGCAAGCGTCACAAGGTGATCGTCACCGACGGCGTGTTCTCGATGGACGGCACCATCGCCCAGCTCGACAAGATCGTGGCACTGGCGGAACGCTACGGCGCGCTGACCCTGGTCGACGAATCGCACGCTTCCGGCTTCATGGGCAAGACCGGGCGCGGCACCCACGAGCACTGCGGCGTGCTGGGCAAGATCGACATCATCACCGGCACGCTGGGCAAGGCCCTCGGCGGCGCGATGGGCGGCTTCACGGCCGGCCGCAAGGAAGTGATCGAGACGCTGCGCCAGAAATCGCGTCCCTACCTGTTCTCCAACACGCTGGCGCCGATGATCGCCGGCGCCTCGCTGGCGGTGCTGGAGCGCATCAGCAAATCGACCGAACTGCGCGACCGCCTGCACGAGAACACCGCCTACTTCCGCCGCGAGATCGAGCGCATCGGCTTCACCATCAAGCCGGGCACGCACCCGGTGGTGCCGGTGATGCTGTTCGACGCGCCGGTGGCGCAGAAATTCGCCGCGCGCATGTTCGAATTGGGCGTGCTGCTGTCCGGCTTCTTCTACCCGGTGGTGCCGATGGGCCAGGCGCGCGTGCGCGTGCAGCTGTCGGCGGCGCACACCCGCGAGCAGCTCGACACCGTATTGAAGGCCTTCGAGCAGGCCGGGCGCGAACTCGGCATCCTCGAAGCCTGA
- the thrC gene encoding threonine synthase produces MHYVSTRATGASAARQPDTFSDILLSGLAPDGGLYLPADYPQVSGAELDAWRTLSYAELAFEILRKFATDIPEQDLKALTAKTYTAEVYRNARADESSAEITPLRVLEQSGERTLLLQGLSNGPTLAFKDMAMQLLGNLFEYALAKDGDELNIFGATSGDTGSAAEYAMRGKRGIRVFMLSPHAKMSAFQTAQMFSLQDPNIFNIAVEGVFDDCQDMVKAVSGDLAFKVRQKIGTVNSINWARVVAQVVYYFRGYLMATTSNAQKVSFTVPSGNFGNICAGHIARMMGLPIDKLVVATNENNVLDEFFRTGVYRVRKSSETYHTSSPSMDISKASNFERFVYELVGRDPERTHALFRQVETEGGFDLSGAPGSDGDEFKRVAQYGFVSGRSTHADRLATIRSVFDDYGITIDTHTADGIKVAREHVEPGVPMIVLETALAAKFNETILEALGSDAARPAGFEDIETLPQRFVVMHPNVAQMKEFIAAHTGLAQAAPAGAEPAR; encoded by the coding sequence ATGCATTATGTGTCCACCCGCGCCACCGGCGCGTCCGCAGCACGACAACCCGATACCTTCTCCGACATCCTGCTGAGCGGCCTGGCGCCGGACGGCGGCCTGTATTTGCCGGCGGACTACCCGCAAGTCAGCGGCGCCGAACTCGACGCCTGGCGCACCCTGTCCTACGCCGAACTGGCCTTCGAGATCCTGCGCAAGTTCGCCACCGACATTCCCGAGCAGGACCTGAAGGCGCTCACCGCCAAGACCTATACCGCCGAGGTCTACCGCAACGCGCGCGCCGATGAAAGCAGCGCCGAGATCACGCCGCTGCGCGTGCTGGAGCAGAGCGGCGAGCGCACGCTGCTCCTGCAGGGCTTGTCGAACGGTCCCACGCTGGCCTTCAAGGACATGGCGATGCAGTTGCTGGGCAATTTGTTCGAATACGCGCTGGCCAAGGACGGCGACGAGCTGAACATCTTCGGCGCCACCTCCGGCGACACCGGCAGCGCCGCCGAGTACGCGATGCGCGGCAAGCGCGGCATCCGCGTGTTCATGCTGTCGCCGCATGCCAAGATGAGCGCCTTCCAGACCGCGCAGATGTTCAGCCTGCAGGATCCGAACATCTTCAACATCGCGGTGGAGGGCGTGTTCGACGATTGCCAGGACATGGTCAAGGCGGTTTCCGGCGACCTCGCGTTCAAGGTGCGCCAGAAGATCGGCACGGTGAATTCGATCAACTGGGCGCGCGTGGTGGCGCAGGTGGTGTACTACTTCCGCGGCTACCTGATGGCCACGACCTCGAACGCGCAGAAGGTGTCGTTCACGGTCCCGTCGGGCAATTTCGGCAACATCTGCGCCGGCCACATCGCGCGCATGATGGGCCTGCCGATCGACAAGCTGGTGGTGGCCACCAACGAGAACAACGTGCTGGACGAGTTCTTCCGCACCGGCGTGTACCGCGTGAGGAAAAGCAGCGAGACCTACCACACCAGCAGCCCGTCGATGGACATCTCCAAGGCGTCCAACTTCGAGCGCTTCGTGTACGAGCTGGTCGGGCGCGACCCGGAGCGCACCCATGCGCTGTTCCGCCAGGTCGAGACCGAGGGCGGCTTCGATCTGTCGGGCGCGCCGGGCAGCGACGGCGACGAATTCAAGCGCGTCGCGCAGTACGGCTTCGTGTCCGGCCGCTCGACCCACGCCGACCGCCTGGCCACGATCCGCTCGGTGTTCGACGACTACGGCATCACCATCGACACCCACACTGCCGACGGCATCAAGGTGGCGCGCGAACACGTCGAGCCGGGCGTGCCGATGATCGTGCTGGAAACCGCGCTGGCCGCCAAGTTCAACGAAACCATCCTGGAAGCGCTCGGCAGCGACGCCGCGCGCCCGGCCGGCTTCGAGGACATCGAGACGCTGCCGCAGCGCTTCGTGGTGATGCATCCGAACGTGGCGCAGATGAAGGAATTCATCGCCGCGCATACGGGGCTGGCGCAGGCGGCGCCGGCAGGTGCGGAGCCGGCTCGATGA
- a CDS encoding DUF3016 domain-containing protein, producing MNRRFRLLALAGLLLASQGAALAAVTVNYVDADKFTDLPRIPWQRQQVLDDLAEHFRQLGKTLPPGQDLVIDVLDVDLAGRERPNGFSTDAIRIRERGDWPRMRLHYAFTEGGRPVADGDALLSDRNYLNRIGTYPRDERWPAEKQMIDDWWRAAIQPGRAADR from the coding sequence ATGAACCGACGATTCCGCCTGCTGGCACTGGCCGGCCTGCTATTGGCATCCCAGGGCGCGGCGCTGGCGGCGGTGACCGTCAACTACGTCGACGCCGACAAGTTCACCGACCTGCCGCGCATCCCGTGGCAGCGCCAGCAGGTACTGGACGACCTGGCCGAGCACTTCCGCCAGCTCGGCAAGACCTTGCCGCCGGGGCAGGACCTGGTCATCGACGTGCTGGACGTCGACCTGGCCGGGCGCGAGCGTCCCAACGGCTTCAGCACCGACGCCATCCGCATCCGCGAGCGCGGCGACTGGCCGCGCATGCGCCTGCACTACGCGTTCACGGAAGGCGGCCGTCCCGTGGCGGACGGCGACGCGCTGCTGAGCGACCGCAACTACCTGAACCGCATCGGCACCTACCCGCGCGACGAACGCTGGCCGGCCGAGAAGCAGATGATCGACGACTGGTGGCGCGCGGCCATCCAGCCGGGGCGCGCCGCGGATAGATGA
- a CDS encoding NAD-dependent epimerase/dehydratase family protein, whose amino-acid sequence MERILIIGANGQIGSELAAFLAQQHGADNVIASDIGADNVYGAARYTRLDVLDRDAVAGLVAAEGITQVYQLAALLSATGEKAPLKAWTLNMDGLLNILEIARERVEAGTPLKVFWPSSIAAFGPNTPAENTPQYTVMDPTSIYGISKLAGERLCEYYHARYGVDVRSIRYPGIISFKSPPGGGTTDYAIAIFHAALRGETYECFLGPETTLPMIYMPDAIRATVELMDAPAEKVAIRSSYNVAGVSFNPRELAAAIGRKLPAFRIAYRPDSRQQIADSWPQSLDDARATADWGWNARIGVDEMVADMLENVDVGQAA is encoded by the coding sequence ATGGAACGCATTCTCATCATCGGCGCCAACGGCCAGATCGGCAGTGAACTGGCGGCCTTCCTGGCGCAGCAGCACGGCGCCGACAACGTGATCGCCTCGGACATCGGCGCGGACAACGTCTACGGCGCGGCGCGCTACACGCGCCTGGACGTGCTCGACCGCGACGCCGTCGCCGGCCTGGTGGCCGCCGAAGGCATCACCCAGGTCTACCAGCTGGCGGCGCTGCTGTCCGCCACCGGCGAGAAGGCGCCGCTGAAGGCCTGGACGCTGAACATGGACGGCTTGCTCAACATCCTGGAAATCGCGCGCGAGCGGGTCGAGGCGGGCACGCCGCTGAAGGTGTTCTGGCCATCCTCGATCGCCGCCTTCGGCCCGAACACGCCGGCGGAAAACACCCCGCAGTACACGGTGATGGACCCGACCTCGATCTACGGCATCAGCAAGCTGGCCGGCGAGCGCCTGTGCGAGTACTACCACGCCAGGTACGGCGTCGACGTGCGCAGCATCCGCTACCCCGGCATCATCAGCTTCAAGTCGCCTCCGGGCGGCGGCACCACCGACTACGCCATCGCGATCTTCCACGCGGCGCTGCGCGGCGAGACCTACGAATGCTTCCTTGGCCCGGAGACCACGCTGCCGATGATCTACATGCCGGACGCCATCCGCGCCACCGTCGAGCTGATGGACGCGCCGGCGGAGAAGGTCGCGATCCGCTCCTCTTACAACGTGGCCGGCGTCTCGTTCAACCCGCGCGAACTGGCGGCAGCCATCGGGCGCAAGCTGCCGGCGTTCCGTATCGCCTACCGGCCGGACAGCCGCCAGCAGATCGCCGATTCCTGGCCGCAGAGCCTGGACGACGCCCGTGCCACGGCCGACTGGGGCTGGAACGCGCGCATCGGTGTCGATGAGATGGTGGCCGACATGCTGGAAAACGTGGATGTGGGGCAGGCGGCCTGA
- the moaD gene encoding molybdopterin converting factor subunit 1 — MNIKLRFFASVREALGSAGETLDLPPDVTTVGALRDFLAARGGAWAEALAPERALRTAFDQAMCDPATPLRDGAEVAFFPPVTGG; from the coding sequence ATGAATATCAAGCTGCGTTTCTTCGCCAGCGTGCGCGAAGCCCTCGGCAGCGCCGGCGAGACGCTGGACCTGCCGCCGGACGTGACCACGGTCGGCGCGCTGCGCGACTTCCTCGCCGCGCGCGGCGGCGCCTGGGCCGAAGCCCTGGCCCCCGAACGGGCGCTGCGCACGGCCTTCGACCAGGCCATGTGCGACCCGGCGACCCCGCTGCGCGACGGCGCCGAAGTGGCCTTCTTCCCGCCGGTGACCGGGGGCTGA
- the dctP gene encoding TRAP transporter substrate-binding protein DctP: MSVVTRRTLLGAIATSPLWLQAAWAQPTNLKISHQFPGGSVAEGDFRDRLCRMFAAEAERNTRGKLKFSIYPASRLMPSEAQIPALAKGALDLTLVPLSAAGAAMPELNVVSMPGLVTSYEQGYAWKDAEIGQEFKRVLAERGIVILSWIWQAGGVASRARPIVDPQDAAGLKVRGGSREMDMILKEAGADVVSMASNQIRKAMQDGALDAAMTSSSSLISFRLDEVSKSVTTARGGAYWFMLEPLLMSKTAFDRLPRDQQAALTKIGADLEGFARKSAQMDDAAVAALFQGAGGRTVDLNGDSLRKWQDIARNTAWRDYGERNATCARLLALAEKTIA; the protein is encoded by the coding sequence ATGTCGGTAGTGACACGCAGGACTCTACTGGGCGCGATCGCGACCAGCCCGCTCTGGCTACAGGCTGCATGGGCGCAGCCGACCAATCTCAAGATTTCGCACCAGTTCCCCGGCGGCAGCGTCGCCGAAGGCGATTTCCGCGACCGCCTGTGCCGCATGTTCGCCGCCGAGGCCGAGCGCAACACCCGGGGCAAGCTGAAATTCTCGATCTATCCGGCTTCGCGCCTGATGCCGAGCGAAGCGCAGATCCCGGCGCTGGCCAAGGGCGCGCTCGACCTCACGCTGGTGCCGCTGTCGGCCGCCGGCGCCGCCATGCCGGAACTGAACGTTGTGTCGATGCCGGGGCTGGTCACCTCCTACGAACAGGGCTACGCCTGGAAGGATGCCGAAATCGGCCAGGAATTCAAGCGCGTGCTGGCCGAACGCGGCATCGTCATCCTGAGCTGGATATGGCAGGCCGGCGGCGTCGCCTCGCGCGCCAGGCCGATCGTCGATCCGCAGGATGCGGCCGGCCTGAAGGTGCGCGGCGGTTCGCGCGAGATGGACATGATCCTCAAGGAAGCCGGTGCCGACGTGGTCAGCATGGCGTCCAACCAGATCCGCAAGGCGATGCAGGACGGCGCGCTGGATGCGGCCATGACCTCGTCGTCCTCGCTGATCTCGTTCCGCCTGGACGAAGTCTCGAAGTCGGTCACCACCGCGCGCGGCGGCGCCTACTGGTTCATGCTGGAGCCGCTGCTGATGTCGAAGACCGCGTTCGACCGCCTGCCGCGCGACCAGCAGGCGGCATTGACGAAGATCGGCGCCGACCTGGAAGGCTTCGCGCGCAAGTCGGCGCAGATGGACGACGCCGCGGTGGCGGCGCTGTTCCAGGGCGCCGGCGGGCGCACGGTCGACCTCAACGGCGACTCGCTGCGCAAGTGGCAGGATATCGCGCGCAACACCGCCTGGCGCGACTACGGCGAACGCAACGCCACCTGCGCCAGGCTGCTGGCGCTGGCGGAAAAGACGATCGCTTGA